A segment of the Marinobacter arenosus genome:
TGCCGGCGCTTGATGCCCGACGCCTTCTCGATGAAGGCTGAGGAAGAAGGCTGCAATGGGGCCACCTCACCTCGCGCAATGTCATCCGCATGCTCGGAATTGAAAAGTTCAACGTACTGATTAAACGCTTCGACCAGTTCGTCGTTATCGATGGTTTCCGGCGGTGTATAGAGACCGGTCCCGCTAATGACGGCTTTAATCACACTAACCCCACGTCATGGTTGTGAAAACTGAAGACTTGTAGATAACGCTGCCAGAAATACTAACACAGTCTTCGCCGTTTGCCCGCCAGCAAACCGTGCAATGGGCCCTGCATTAGTGCAAGGCCCTATGGACCACTAAACGCGGGTCAGCGCCCACTGCTTATTCAGCCGTTTGACCGAAACGGTCATCGACGTGCCCAGTTGCTGTGCAAAGAAGGAAACCCGGAACTCCTCGAGCATCCATCGATAGGTGATCAGCTCCGGGTCCCGGATTCCCTGACGTTGCTGCTCATCCCGTTTGCTCGCGTAACGGGACCACAAGGGTTCAATGGTATGCAGGAACTCCCGCTCCCGACCAAGTTCACGGGGCATTTTCTCCAATCGAATCAGCGCCGCTTCGAAGAACCGACCGAACTCCGCAAGCCAGGTGGCGGGCGTGGCCACAAGGAACCCCGGATAAACCAGGTTCTGCAACTGGAACTTTAAGTCGGCCATACTGTTGGCGAGGGTCAGGGGAATCTTTCCCTTCAATTGCCTGGCAATCTTTTGGTAGCCGGACATGGCCTGATAAAGGCGTTCATCCGCCTCCTCAAGGGCAGGAATGAAGTCACCTCGATGACGATCGAACAGCGTGTTGAATGCATCCGCGGTGCGCGGCAGGTTTTCGCTCAGGAAATGCTCGATGGCCGTGGCCAGCAGGAGATCGTCCAGCAGCACCCGGGCCTGCCCAACCGGCGCAAACATCAGGGCAGACTGTTTGAAACGAGGTAACTTGCGCTCGAGGTCATCCAGGGTCTTGCCGAACCGATTCAATATTAGCCGTGCGACGGCTTTGCGGGTGGTGTCTTCTGCGGTCAGACGATCCAGACACCGAATCTGGCGAACCGCTTTTCCGAGGTCCTCCAGTGCCGGATAAACCGTAACCTGCATGCCGCCTTTTTCAGTCTGAACCAGTTCGGGCAGCTCCCCGAATTGCCAATCCTGATACTCGCCGGCGGATTCGGTCGGTTCCGACTCGCTGGTTGCCGACGCCAGAGCTTCCTCGGCCTTGCCCTCCAATTGATCCTGAAGCTGCGAAGCCTCCCTGCCCTCGGCCATCACCTTGCCACCATCGCCCATCACCCGAAGGTTCATACGGAGATGGCGAGGCAGGTCCTCATTCGGCCAGGCATCCGGATCAATCCGGACGCCGGTCATGCGCCGGAGCTGTTCTCCCAGTTGCAAAGCCAAGGGCTCATTGGAGGGTTGCAGGTTGGCAAGCGCTGCATCCACGAAATCGGGGACCGGCACAAAGTTGCGCCGAAGCGATTTGGGCAAGCCCTTAACCAGCGCCACGCACTTCTCTCGAAGCAGCCCTGGCACAAGCCACTCGAGTCGTCGGGACGGAATCTGCTTCAGTGCCATAAGCGGCACCTGCAGGGTAACCCCGTCGCGGTCACTGGTGGGCTCAAACTCGTAACTCAGGGGGTACCGTACCCCTTCCCACTCAAGATAATCTGGGTAGAGTTCTCCGGCGCGGGCGTCCACCGGGCGCTGGAGAATGTCTTCCTCGGTCAATTCAAGGCTCTTTAACTGGTCGGCAGAGAGGCCTTTCCACCAACTCTCGAAATGCCGACCACTGACGATGTCTTGGGGTAACCGCTCGTCATAGAAAGCGACCAGTGTTTCGTCGTCGACCAACAGATCCCTGCGCCGGGTCTTTTTCTCCAGGTTCTCGACGGTGTCCAGCATTTCCCGGTTGCGGGCGATAAACGGCGCCCTGGACTGGTAGTCCCCCTCCACAAGAGCTCGCCGAATGAACAGGTTCCGGCATTCCACTGGGTCCACTTTGCTGTAGGCAATGCGACGCTTCGGAACAACGTCTAGCCCATAGAGTGTTACTTTCTCGTAGCCCATCACCTGGGCGCGCTTCTGCTCCCAGTGTGGTTCGAAGTAATGGTGCTTCACGACGTGTTCAGCCAGCGGTTCAATCCATTCGGGCTGAATTGCCGCGACCATACGGGCAAAGACCCGGCTGGTCTCCACAATTTCGGTGGCGACAATCCATTTGGGCCCCGTTTTGGCCACTTTGGACCCCGGGAAAATCAGCACCTTCCGGTTTCGGGTCGCCAGGTACTCTTTCTTTTCAACTTTTACGGCAACTTGTCCCAGGAGCCCGGCAAGGATCGCCGTGTGAAGCGCCTCGTAACTTGCAGCGTCTTTATTGAAAGCCAGCTTTTGGTCACGGCAGATCAGTGTGAGCTGACGGTGAATGTCCCGCCATTCCCGCATGCGCATCCAGCTAAGAAAATGCTTCTGACACACTTTCTTCATCTGATTCTGGGATAGTTCCTGGCGTTGTTCTTCGTAGAAGTTCCAGATATTCAGAAGGGTGACAAAGTCCGATTCCTTGTCGTTAAACGGGGCATGGGCCTGGTCTGCGGCCTGCTGTTTTTCCTGGGGGCGTTCGCGCGGGTCCTGAACACTCAGGCCGGCAATGATAATGAGCGTTTCCGCCAGACTGCCGTGCCCGGCTGCCGTCACCAGCATACGGGCCAGGCGTGGATCCAGCGGCAACCTGGCCATGGTCCGCCCCAGCTTGGTGACCCGACGCTTGTCATCAACCGCACTGAGTTCTTCGAGCAGCTTGTAGCCATCATTCACCTGCCGGCGATCCGGTGACTCGAGGAACGGAAAGTGTCGTATTTCACCCAGTCCGGAGGTCGCCATCTGCAGGATGACGGAGGCAAGATTGGTCCGCAGGATTTCCGGGTCAGTGTACTCCGGCCGATTGATGAAATCGGTCTCGTCATAGAGCCGGAAACAGATACCCGGGGCAACGCGCCCGCATCGCCCTGCCCGTTGATTGGCACTGGCCTGTGAAATCGGCTCAATCGGGAGCCGCTGAATCTTGGAGCGAACACTGTATCGACTGATACGGGCCACACCGGTATCAATGACATAGCGGATACCCGGCACGGTCAGCGACGTTTCGGCCACGTTGGTCGAGAGAACAAGTCTGCGCCCCTTGTGGGACTGGAAAACCCGATTCTGTTCCTGGTTGCTCAAGCGCGAATACAGCGGAAGCACTTCCGTGTGCTTCAGGTCCACGTGGCGAAGCACCTTGCTGAGCGAGCGTATTTCCCGCTCGCCCGGCAGGAAGACCAGAACATCACCCGGCGGCTGCTTCTGGGCACGCTCATGCTGTTCGATCTCATCCAGCGCGCCCAGGACACCATCCGTCCAGCCCTGGTCGCGGTCGTCCTCGTCGCCAGTCAAAGGTCGGTAACGAATATCCACCGGGTAGGTCCGGCCGCTTACTTCAATGACGGGCGCCTGATCAAAAAACTCACTGAACCGTTCCACTTCGATGGTGGCGGAGGTGATGATGACTTTAAGGTCTGGACGCTTGGGCAGGAGCTGACGCAGATACCCCAGCAGGAAATCGATGTTCAGGCTTCGTTCGTGAGCTTCGTCGATGATAATCGTGTCGTAGCGATCAAGAAATCGGTCATGCTGGACCTCGGCCAATAGTATGCCGTCGGTCATGACCTTGACCCGGGACTGCTCCGAGGTAGTGTCGGTGAATCGAACCTGGTAACCGATCTGCTGGCCGGTCTGCTCTCCCAGTTCTTCCGCAATTCTGGCTGCAACGCTCCGGGCGGCAATCCTTCGGGGCTGGGTATGGCCAATCAGACCGCGAATGCCCCGGCCGCTGTTCATGCAGATTTTGGGAATCTGCGTGGTCTTACCCGAACCGGTCTCCCCGGCAATGATGACCACCTGATGCTGTTCGATGGCTTCCCGAATGTCATCGACCCGTTCCGAAACCGGGAGTCCTTCCGGAAATGAGGCGGGCTTGTGCAGCGCGCGGCGTCGCTGCGCTGTCTCAAGCCCCTGACTCAGCCACCGTTCCATCTTCTCCAGATCCTTCGGGCCGGGATTTCCCTTACAGCGCGCGACGGCCTTCAAAATTCGGGCCGCCTCCTGCTGGTTGCAGGCGTCCAATTGGCCCATAAAGGCTTTGACTGCTGACTGCCCGTCGGATTTTCGGTTTGAAGCGCTGGCGTTATCGGCGGAGGTGTTTGTCATCAAAATGCGGGATTGCTCTCGTTCAAGGTCGGTTTTCCGGGATTGGCGATAGTCTAGCGGGAAAGCCCCTCGCTTAAAAACGGAAAAACCCCGCCGAGGCGGGGTCATCCTTTCCAACGGTCCCAACCGAGGGACCGGGCACCGCTGGTGCCCGACCGATACTACTTGGCGCTGGCTTCGTCGCGCAATTCACGGCGCAGGATCTTACCAACGTTGGTCTTTGGCAGCTCCTCACGGAACTCATAATGCTTCGGAACCTTGTAGGCAGTGAGGCGTTCCCGACAGAATTCCTTCAACTCGTTTTCAGTGACGCCTTCCGCTGTCGGAACCAGGAATACCTTGACGGCTTCCCCGCTCTTGTCGTCCGGAATACCTACGGCCGCGCACTCAACAACCTTGGGATGGCTGCTCACCACATCCTCAATTTCGTTGGGGTACACGTTGAAGCCGGACACAATGATCATATCCTTCTTACGGTCAACGATCCGGATGTAGCCATCTTCCTGGATCAGCGCCACGTCACCGGTCTTGAGGTATCCGTCCTCTGTAAAGGACTTCTGCGTGTCCTCGGGCCGCTGCCAGTAACCGCGCATGACCTGGGGACCTTTGACACACAGCTCGCCCGGTTCACCCAGCGGAGTCTCGTTACCCTCATCATCAATGGTCTTGATCATGGTGGACGGAATCGGAAGACCGATGGTGCCCAACTGGATGGCCACGTGCGGGTTGAAGGTCACGACCGGTGAAGTCTCGGTCATGCCGTAGCCCTCGGAGATCTCACAGCCCGTCACCCGTTCCCACATTTTTGCGGTATCGCTGGTCAGCGCCATACCGCCAGACGAAGTCAGCTTCAGACTGCTAAAGTCGAGGTTTCGGAACTCTTCATTGTTGCAGAGCGCCACGAACAGGGTATTGAGGCCCAGAAACGCAGTGAACTTGTGGTTCTTGAGTTCTTTGACGAACCCCGGGATGTCACGGGGATTCGGGATGAGCACATTATGGGCCCCGGCTTCCAGCATGATGCCGCAGTTCAGGGTGAAGGAATAAATATGGTAGAGCGGCAGAGGTGCGACCACGACTTCCTGCCCTTCAACCACAATGTCGCCCATCATTGGGCGGGTCTGGAGCAGGTTGGCCACCAGGTTACCGTGGGTCAGCATGGCACCCTTGGCAACACCGGTGGTGCCACCGGTGTACTGGAGCACGGCAATGTCGTCTTTCTTGCACTCAACCGGCGTGAATTTTTCACGGGCACCGGCACTGAGCACGGCTGGCAGTTTGTGGGCACCGGGGATGTTGAACGGCGGCACCATCTTTTTCACGTGCTTGATCACGGCGTTCATCAAGGTACGCTTGATCGGCGAGTGCATATCCGCGATCTCAGTGACGATCACGTGCTCAACACCAGTGTGAGGCAAAACTTTCTCGGCGTTCTCGGCCATGTTGGCCAGAACCACCAGGGCCTTGGCGCCGGAATCGTTAAACTGGTGTTCCATCTCGCGGGTGGTGTAAAGCGGGTTGGTATTCACCACAATCAGCCCCGCCCGCATGGCGCCGAAAACAACCACAGGATACTGGCTCACGTTGGGCATCTGAACAGCGATCCGATCACCGGGCTTCAGGTCGGTCTTGTTCTGCAACCAGGCGGCGAAGTTACGGCTCTGGGTGTCCAGGTCACGGTAGGTGAGAGTTGCGCCAACCGCACTGAATGCTGGACGGTCCGCATATTTTTTAACGGCCTGTTCGAACACTTCAACCATGCTGTTGTACTTGTTCAGGTCGACCTCGCGGGGGACGCCGGCGGGGTATTTGTCCTGATAGAACTGCTCAAAATCCATCACCATCTCCTGTTTGGCGCTTCTGATTATAATATTCACCAATGCAAGGCTGGTTAAAAATCAACCCTACAAAAGTCTCAGCCTCAAAAAAGAGGGGAGAGAATAGCAGTTTTGTTAACGATGAGGTAGTTTTCGAAAAACAACTCTGAACACCTGTACTCAAATGATATTCGTGCGGAGCACACCATGAGCGATACCCTTGATACTCTTGAGAATATTACCTACGACGAGCTGAACGAGGGCGACACCGCCACCTTCACACGCACCCTGTCTGAAGAGGAGCTGGTGCTGTTCGCGGCGGTTTCCGGCGATGTCAATCCGGTCCATCTGGACTCCGAGTTCGCGGCCGAGTCGATGTTCAAGGAGCGGATTGCGCATGGCATGTGGAGTGGCTCTCTCATCTCTGCGGCACTCGCAACGGTGATGCCGGGGCCAGGCACCATCTACCTGGAGCAGAGCCTTGCGTTCAAGCGGCCGGTAAAGCTGGATGACACGCTGACCGTCACGCTCACAGTTCTCAGCAAGGAGCCCAAGAACCGGGTGGTTTTCCAGTGCGACGTTCAGAATCAGAAAGGTCAGAAAGTGGTGTCTGGCGAAGCAAAGGTCATTGCGCCCACGGAAAAAGTCTCCCTGCGGAAACCTCGTTTGCCCAAGATCACCATCGAAGGCTGAGGCCTCCAAAGCAACGGGCGAACCGGCGCAAGCCGGTTGCCCATTTGGTCAGCCCGGGAGGAAGTCGATGGGAAACCGGACCTTTCGGGTTTCCACGTTATCTGAACCAAAGTTGAACAGGCGTACTCTCATGGCTATGCGCTGCTCCAGGGTCGGATTCTCAAGCTCGGAACTGACCACCTGGCAGGCGGACACGG
Coding sequences within it:
- the hrpA gene encoding ATP-dependent RNA helicase HrpA, yielding MGQLDACNQQEAARILKAVARCKGNPGPKDLEKMERWLSQGLETAQRRRALHKPASFPEGLPVSERVDDIREAIEQHQVVIIAGETGSGKTTQIPKICMNSGRGIRGLIGHTQPRRIAARSVAARIAEELGEQTGQQIGYQVRFTDTTSEQSRVKVMTDGILLAEVQHDRFLDRYDTIIIDEAHERSLNIDFLLGYLRQLLPKRPDLKVIITSATIEVERFSEFFDQAPVIEVSGRTYPVDIRYRPLTGDEDDRDQGWTDGVLGALDEIEQHERAQKQPPGDVLVFLPGEREIRSLSKVLRHVDLKHTEVLPLYSRLSNQEQNRVFQSHKGRRLVLSTNVAETSLTVPGIRYVIDTGVARISRYSVRSKIQRLPIEPISQASANQRAGRCGRVAPGICFRLYDETDFINRPEYTDPEILRTNLASVILQMATSGLGEIRHFPFLESPDRRQVNDGYKLLEELSAVDDKRRVTKLGRTMARLPLDPRLARMLVTAAGHGSLAETLIIIAGLSVQDPRERPQEKQQAADQAHAPFNDKESDFVTLLNIWNFYEEQRQELSQNQMKKVCQKHFLSWMRMREWRDIHRQLTLICRDQKLAFNKDAASYEALHTAILAGLLGQVAVKVEKKEYLATRNRKVLIFPGSKVAKTGPKWIVATEIVETSRVFARMVAAIQPEWIEPLAEHVVKHHYFEPHWEQKRAQVMGYEKVTLYGLDVVPKRRIAYSKVDPVECRNLFIRRALVEGDYQSRAPFIARNREMLDTVENLEKKTRRRDLLVDDETLVAFYDERLPQDIVSGRHFESWWKGLSADQLKSLELTEEDILQRPVDARAGELYPDYLEWEGVRYPLSYEFEPTSDRDGVTLQVPLMALKQIPSRRLEWLVPGLLREKCVALVKGLPKSLRRNFVPVPDFVDAALANLQPSNEPLALQLGEQLRRMTGVRIDPDAWPNEDLPRHLRMNLRVMGDGGKVMAEGREASQLQDQLEGKAEEALASATSESEPTESAGEYQDWQFGELPELVQTEKGGMQVTVYPALEDLGKAVRQIRCLDRLTAEDTTRKAVARLILNRFGKTLDDLERKLPRFKQSALMFAPVGQARVLLDDLLLATAIEHFLSENLPRTADAFNTLFDRHRGDFIPALEEADERLYQAMSGYQKIARQLKGKIPLTLANSMADLKFQLQNLVYPGFLVATPATWLAEFGRFFEAALIRLEKMPRELGREREFLHTIEPLWSRYASKRDEQQRQGIRDPELITYRWMLEEFRVSFFAQQLGTSMTVSVKRLNKQWALTRV
- a CDS encoding long-chain fatty acid--CoA ligase, whose protein sequence is MDFEQFYQDKYPAGVPREVDLNKYNSMVEVFEQAVKKYADRPAFSAVGATLTYRDLDTQSRNFAAWLQNKTDLKPGDRIAVQMPNVSQYPVVVFGAMRAGLIVVNTNPLYTTREMEHQFNDSGAKALVVLANMAENAEKVLPHTGVEHVIVTEIADMHSPIKRTLMNAVIKHVKKMVPPFNIPGAHKLPAVLSAGAREKFTPVECKKDDIAVLQYTGGTTGVAKGAMLTHGNLVANLLQTRPMMGDIVVEGQEVVVAPLPLYHIYSFTLNCGIMLEAGAHNVLIPNPRDIPGFVKELKNHKFTAFLGLNTLFVALCNNEEFRNLDFSSLKLTSSGGMALTSDTAKMWERVTGCEISEGYGMTETSPVVTFNPHVAIQLGTIGLPIPSTMIKTIDDEGNETPLGEPGELCVKGPQVMRGYWQRPEDTQKSFTEDGYLKTGDVALIQEDGYIRIVDRKKDMIIVSGFNVYPNEIEDVVSSHPKVVECAAVGIPDDKSGEAVKVFLVPTAEGVTENELKEFCRERLTAYKVPKHYEFREELPKTNVGKILRRELRDEASAK
- a CDS encoding MaoC/PaaZ C-terminal domain-containing protein, whose amino-acid sequence is MSDTLDTLENITYDELNEGDTATFTRTLSEEELVLFAAVSGDVNPVHLDSEFAAESMFKERIAHGMWSGSLISAALATVMPGPGTIYLEQSLAFKRPVKLDDTLTVTLTVLSKEPKNRVVFQCDVQNQKGQKVVSGEAKVIAPTEKVSLRKPRLPKITIEG